The DNA region CAGTTCTCGGTTCTCACCATCTCGCCCTGCAGCCGGGTGACGATCGATTCGACCTGCGTATGCAGTTCGGTGATCGTCTGCTCGGTCGCGTCGGGCGACACGATGTAGATCAGTTCGTACAGTCTCTTCTGACTCATGCGGCTCCTTCTGGCCAGAATGGCCATCCGCCTCCGCCCCTGCGGGCTTCGGTGTGATGGCAAGGAGTTAGGGGGCGGAGTCTTCCGCCCGGTTGAACCGGTTCATGGCCGCCTCGATGCCCTCCGCGAGGAACGTTTCCACCGCGTCGGCAGCCCGGGCAATCGCTCGCTCGACTTCTTCTGCCTCATCCGGATCGAACCGCGCGAGCACATGGTCCGCCAGATCCCGGCGCGGATCGCCGCGCCCCACACCCACGCGCAGCCGTGGGAACATGTCCGAACCCAGGCACGCGATGATCGAGCGGAACCCGTTGTGTCCGCCCGCCGATCCACTGCCGCGCAGGCGCAATCGCCCCAGCGGCAGATTGACGTCGTCGGCCACCGCGATGATGTCCGACGGGTCGATCTTGTAGAAGTGCGCCAGCCCGCCCACCGCCTCGCCGCTCAGGTTCATCATCGTGAGCGGCTTGACGAAGAGCAGCGTCGCGGCGCCCGTCCCGACGCGGGCCGCCAGCGCGTTGGCGCGGCCATGCTCGAAGGCCACCTCCTGCCGGCGCGCCAATTCGTCGGCGACGGCGAACCCGACGTTGTGCCGTGTCCCGTGGTAGCTTCGCCCCGGATTGCCAAGACCGACGATCAGCTTCACAGCAGGCGTGCGGCTCGAAGACGCCGCGACTACTCCTTCTCTTCCTTCTCGACCTTGCCCTTCTTGATGACCTCGGGCTCGGCCGGAGCCGCCGGCGTCGCGGCCGCAACCGCCGCGTCAGTCGGGGTCGGCTCGACAACCAGGCGCGGCGCGACCACGTGAACGAGCATGATGTCGGGATCGCTCACCGGTGTCCACTTCGGATGGGTCGCCACGTCCTTCAGACGAATGGCCTGGCCGAGCATCAACTCGGTCACATCAATCTCAATGTGCTCGGGAATGTCGGCCGGCAGGCACACGACCTCGACGTCGCGGTGCACGATGTCGAGCAGGCCGCCCTGCTGCTTGACGCCCTTCGGCTCGCCCTTGCAGATCACGGGCACGGTGACGGTCAGGAGCTTGTCCATCGCAAGGCGGTAGAAATCCGCATGCAACAGCTTGTGGGTGACCGGATCGAGCTGGTACTCCCTGACGAGCACCCGCACGTCCTCGTCGCCGACCTTGAGCCCAATCAAGGTGTTCACGCCCGAATCGGAGTGCAGAATGCCGGACAGCACCTTCGGGTCCACCGCGATCGAGGTGGTCTGACGCTTCCCGTCCGCCGACACACCGCCGTACAGCACAGCCGGGATGCGGCCGGTGACCCGCAGGCGACGCGCCTCATTCTTGCCGAACGACTCTCGCTTTACTGCTTCCAGTCTGGCTTCCATACCTTCAATCCTTGCTTCTCGCGCCACACGGGCCCACCCGGGCGCCCGCTGCTGGTTCCAGCCCCAACTACACAAACAACGATGACACCGACGTCTCCTCGTGAATGCTGCGGATGGCCTGGCCGAGCAGCCGCGCCACCGACAGCGTCACGATCTTGTCGCACTTCGCCGTGCCGTCCGCGATCGGGATCGTGTTGGTGACGACGAACTTCTCAATCGCCGACTGTTCGATCCGCTGTATCGCGGGGCCCGAAAACAACCCATGCACCGCGCACGCCCACACCCGCTCCGCGCCGTTGGCGATCAGCGCCTGCGCCGCGTTCTGCATTGTACCGGCCGTATCCACGATGTCGTCCTGGATGATGCACGTCCGGCCCTTCACATCGCCGACCACGTTCATCACCTCCGCATGCCCGTCATCAGGCGACCGGCGTTTGTCGATAATCGCCAGGTCCGCACCCAGGCGCTTGCCATACGCCCGCGCCCGTTCGGCTCCGCCCGCATCCGGGGACACGATCGTCAGGTTCGGAAACGCCTGGCGCGACAGGTGGTCGATGATCACCGGAGCGGCGAACAGGTGATCCACCGGGATGTCAAAGAACCCCTGAATCTGCGCCTTGTGCAGATCCATCGTCAGCACGCGATTCGTCCCGGCAGCGCCCAGGATGTTCGCGACCAGTTTCGCCGAGATCGGCACCCGCGGCTTGTCCTTGCGGTCCTGCCGCGCGTAGCCGTAGTACGGAATCACCGCCGTAATGCGGGCCGCCGACGAGCGGCGGAACGCGTCGATCATGACGAGCAGTTCCATGATGTGCTCGTCAACCGGTGGCGACGTCGGCTGCACCACGAAGACATCCGTGCCGCGGATGTTCTCGTCGATCTGGAACGACACTTCCGTGTCCGGGAATCGCCGGAGCTTGGCCTGGCCAACCGGAAGGCCAAGAAACTCCGCAATTTCCCGAGTGAGTTCGGGATGCGCACTGCCCGAAAAGATTTTCATCTCGGCATGGCCTCTCGGCTTCGCGCTTCCCGGTCAACCAGGCTGGCTGGGGCGGAAGGATTCGAACCTTCGGATGCGGGATCCAAAGTCCCGTGCCTTACCAGCTTGGCGACGCCCCAATATCCCGACTCGCCCCGACTCGCCGCGCACCACCGCACCTCACGCATCGGTCCTGCGTCTCCCGGTCCGCGTCGGCTGACACCTTCCCGGCGTCAGGGGTCTTGATCGCGACCGCGTGGCAAGGAGTGAACCGCTAGGCGTGGCGCAGCGGTGATGACGCGAACAAAAAGTGTATACGATGGGCGCCGGTTGGCACAAGGGTTAGCGCGAAGCACCCGTCATGGCCGTCCGCGGCCCCCGGAGGCAGGTCCTCCGGTCGACGGTCCTCGTGACGAACGCCACGAAACCGGCGGCGGCCAGGGCGCGCGCGGCGCGGCGCGCGGGAATTTCGCTGTCGAACAGGCCGAAAATCGCCGATCCGCTGCCAGTCATCGCGGCTGCGCGGGCGCCGCCCCTGAGGAGCCCGTCGCTGGCCGCTGCTTCGACTCAGTTGGGTTGGGAACGCGCTCAACTACGCGTACGCCTTCGCCGCCCTTGTCCGGGCCCTCGGCCAACTCAACGCGAGACATCGCGCCCCGCCGTACACAACCTTCTCGTGCTCGGAATCGTCAGGTGCAAGGCGAATCGTCCAAGTTCGAGAAGATTACCAAAGCCTCGTGACAGGGGAGGACACAGAAGGTCGTCGACGGTCACGAATTCTCTGTATCACTTTGACGACAGAATCGTCCCACTTCGGGAACGATCGCGTTCTGATCACGACGAAAATCGGAGGCAACTGGGGGACTGGGTGAAGCAGCGGTCAGGCAATCCGCTGCAAGGCGTTCACGAACTCGCGTCCGGACATGGGCGGCGGCAGGGTTCTCCCCTCACGTTCGTACAACTGGATCGAATCCTCGATGATCTCGCACAATTCGGCGAACACGGATCTTGCGTCAGTTCCGTGGCACCCGCCATAGAACAACTCCGGGCAACTGCCGATAAAGCAGGTGTCTTCGTCGGACCACTCCACGAGTTTGACGTACCGATCGCCCTTGCTCATCGCTTCGAGTCCTCAATGGCCAATCGTACCGCTCTTTCCTGATACTGCAAAGCGTCGTCACCGAGTTGTCCAGACAGGGTCACTGTTTTCGTCACGCGCGGATGGACAAAATTGCGGTGACTTCCCTTGCCGCCCCGTTCGGAGAAACCTGCCTGCTCGAGGTCGCGAATCAGCTCCCGCACTTTTCGAGGCAACAGACTCCCCCTTCAGCCTAGCCACCGCTGGCATACGGCACGTCATCCATCACCATCATCCTGTACGCATCACGGATGTTCTCTTCGAGTTCGTTCAGCGTCTTGCCCTGGGTCATGATCTCCGGGTGCTCTTTGAGTTTCCCCAGCCAGAACCTCCCCGCCTTCCAGTAGATCATGTTCAGCTCGTTCTTCATGTGTGCCCCCGCCCGCTATTGGCATCTGATCTTCGCGTTCTACCATCTTCTTCAGTTCTGCTTGCTCCGCCTCAGTGAATTCCGGCCAATCGTCTTTGTCAGTAGCGCCACGAAGCCGGCGGCGGCCACGCGATGGGCGGCCGCCTGGGCGCGGGCTTCGGTCTCAAACAGACCGAAAACCGCCGATCCGCTGCCGGTCATCGCGGCTGCGCGGGCGCCGCCCCTGACCAGCGTGTCGCGGAGGGTACCGATTTCGGGATGGCGGGCGACGACCGGGGCTTCCAAATCGTTGGCGACGATGAGCCGGCGGCCTGGCCAGGCGGGAATCCCAGCCACACCCGCGACACGAGTCCGGCTCGCACCGGCGCCATCTCGATCAAACCACCCGTACGCGTCGACGGTCGACACTCCAAATGCGGGGAGTCCAAGCACAACGTGGTACGGCGGCAGGTCCGGCAACGGATAGAGGTCGTCACCACGCGACAGGCCCAGGGCGGTTCCGCCCATCAGGAAGTACGGCACGTCTGCGCCAATCTGGGCCGCCGCTGCTGCCAGATCGACACGCCTCTCCGCCGCCCACACACGGGAGAGTGCGGTCAGCGCCGCTGCCGCGTCGGCGCTCCCTCCTCCAAGGCCGGCCCGCATCGGGATCTGCTTGCCGAGCACGATCTCGACGCCCCGAACCGATCCCTGGCGCCCGAGTCTCTCCCAGAGCCGCTGCGCGGCGCGCCAAATCAGGTTGTGCTCGTCAGTGGGGACGTCGGGATCATCGCAGCGAATGCTGAACGGTCCCGGGCGCAGCCAACACGTCAGGACGTCGTGTAAGGCCAGCGATTGAAAGACCGTCTCCAGTTCGTGGTAGCCGTCATCGCGCGTGCGACGCACGTGCAACGTCAGATTGATCTTGGCATGCGCGCGAACACGAAGACGCGTGGATGCGCCCATTGATGACTCCATTGCTGAATCAACACCACGACCGACAGGACGGATTCAGGAGCCGGGCTGGAGCCCGGCGATCCCAGGGGGTGTCCCGCCAACTCTGCAGACCGACCTTCCTTCGTTTATCGTTCCGGACCTCGGTCGGCCAGTGGTCCCATCTGGCGGAGCTCGTCCAATGACATCGGCACGGCGTCTGCCGGGACAGTGAGTGAGAAGGCGGCAGGATCGATCGCCACATTGGCCTCGATCTGCGACACGCGGAACGTCACGTCTGTTGTGGAGGCCTGCGACACCCGCACACGTCCAGGAAAGCCTGCCGCGAATTCGTCGTAGGCGACCGTCCACGACGTGGTCGCCCGATCATCGCCGCCGCCCGAGGACCGGCCTCCGACAATCCGCCACTGCTGCCCCTCACTGCGCATGAAGGCTTCGGCTCCACCCGAGAGCGGCACCGCCATCCAGCCCGATTCGAAGCGTCTCGCCTCCGTCGCCTCCGCCTGCGGCTCGGACACCAGGCATCCGGTCAGCAACGCCAGCAGGTCGTCGGCATGCCGACGCATGCCCGTCAGCGCTTCGAGCACGTCGGCAACCGCCGCGTCTCTCAGTACCCGTTTGTCGCGTGGGAACCAGAGGACGGACCGGTTGGCCCGAGCCGCGAGAATGAAGACGGGCGCGCCAAACGGCGCCGGCGCCTCGAGCCGAAGCGAACCGGATCGTTCAAGTCCAGCCAGCACACGCCCCCTGAGTTTCCGAGACCCGACGCGACCCGACAGACCAATCTCGGCCGTCAATGTGCGGACACCACGGCAGACTGTGGAGGCCTGAACAAAGATCGGCACTGCGTCGGATGCCGCCAGAGGCCGTGACGGCCCGTCCGGGACCCGCAATGGCATCGTGGCACACGCCGCTGTCAGAACGGTCAGGGCCACGGCCGCGACCCGGGCGCGCATCAGAGGGTCACTCCTTGCCGACCTTGGGCTGCGCGTCGCGGATCTTGCGTTCGACCTTCGCGCGATCGATCACCTCGCCGTCGCCAGAGAGCGAGCGGCGCCAGGCCGCTACAGCCTCAGCAAAGCGGCCTTTTGCGGCCAGCACGTCGCCGAAGTGATCCTGAACGACCGAATCCCTCACCAACTGCTCAGCGGCGGTGCGGAGGCTCGCCTCCGCCAGATCCAACTGGTGCAGCTTGAAGTGGGCCCAGCCCAGGCTGTCGAGGTATGACCCGTTGTAGGGATCGAGCGTGACGGCCCGCTTGATGAAGTCCAGCGCCTCGGGGACACGCTGGCCCCGCTCGAGCAGCGTATAGCCGAGGTAGTTGAGCGCCGGCGCATGGTTGGCGTCGGCGGCAATGACCTGTCGGAATATCCGCTCTGCCTCCTCGTATTTCTTGAGGCGCTCCAGCATGACTCCGTACTGGAACTGGATATTGAGATCCTTCGGGAACTTTGCCTGAACGGTCTTCAGCAGCGCCGCGGCATCGGCATAGCGGTGGTCGGACGCGTAAAACTCCGACAACGCCTGCGCGCCGGTCGGGCCTGCACCGGTCGCGTCCGCCAGAGGCCGAAGCACCGCAACGCCGGCGTCAAACTTTCCCTGGCCCCGCAGCGCGTCCGCCTCTAGTCGGGCCAGTCTGAGGTCGTCGGACCGGCCAGTGCGCAATTCATGGAGCAACGTGATGGCGCGGTCGTACTGTTTGGCCAGCACAAGCGCCTGCGCGTAATAGGTCTTGAGGGCACCGTCGCCTGGGTTTATCTGGATCGCGCGCTCAAACGCTCCGGCAGCCTCCTGGCCCCGGCCAAGCTCGAGATAGGCAAAACCCAGGTGCGTCAACAGCAGCACCCCGTCGGCCTCGCGACCCTTCTGCGGCGTGCTCGCGACGGGTTCGAGCGTCTCGACGATCTTCGTGTACTGCCTGCGCGACTCGAAGACCTGCGCGAGGGCATGCGCCCCTGATGTACTGCTCGGGTTGATGGCCATGATCCGGCGGGCCGTGGCCTCGGCTCCGTCCAGATCCTGGAGCAACCGCTGCGCCCGGGCCAGCAGGTATAGCGGCCAGCTGGCATTCGGATTCGTTTTCGTGACGTCGAGCAGCAGATCGCGGGCCCGCTCAGCGCCGGCGGTCTCTGACCGATTCAGCAGCGCGGCCGCCCACTTGATCTTCAGATCGGCATCACGTGGATTCTCGTCGGAGGCCTTCTCGTACGCCGATGCGGCTTCAGCAAAACGCTGCTGCTTGTCGTACGCGTCGCCGAGCACACCGTAGAAGGACGGCTCCTCCTCGACGGCATCCTTGAGCAGCGCGATGGCCTCGCTCTGCTTTCCGGCCGTCGTGTACGTCTCGGCCAGCAACGCGACGCCCTGCGGAAGCCAGGGGTTGTCCGCCAGCAACTGCTTCAACGTGCCAATGGCCTTGTCATAGTTCTGGTGCTGGAGGTACATGCGGCCCAATGTCAGGCGAATGCCGACCGTCATGTCCGTCTGGGTGTCGCCAAGCGCCTGCTCGAGATGGTCGACGGCGTGTTGCCAGGCCGACGCGTCCGCCGTGCCGGCGCCACCGGCCGAGCCATGCTCCGCCAGATCGGCGTAGAGCATGCCGAGCAATCGATGCGCGTCCCGGTTGTCGCTATCGAGCTTCAAGGCCGCATCGGCCAGTTCAACGGCCTCCTTCGTCTGCCCCTGCCTGGCGTAGAGCTCCGCCAACTCGGACGCAATCTGCGAGGAGGTCGGATCCAACGCCATCGCGCGGCGCAAGGCCTTGATCGCCGCTTCGTTTTCGCCATCCGATGCGAGGCGGCGTCCCGTCATGAACTGGTAGTACGCGTCGGCGATCGCATCATCGGCTTTCGCCGCGCCTGCAGATGCCGACTTCGCCGGCGCCTGTTTCGCGGGCTGGGATGCCTGCTGGAGGAGGTCGAACCGTTCGGCAAATGCCGCCGGCTGGACCGCGCCAAGTGCTACGCTCACAATCAGATGAATCACGGATCGATTCTTTCATACTCCGTGCGTACCTGTCAGCACGAGCTAGCAGCCCGTCTGTTATAGTGGCAGGAGCTAATTGAGGAGGAATCCTGATGCCTGTCAATCCGGAATTGCTGGAGATTTTGGTGTGCCCCGCCTGCAAGACGTCACCCGTGGTGCCGGTCAACGACGGCGCGGGTCTCAAGTGCCAGGCGTGCGGGAGAGTCTATCCCGTCAAGGACGACATCCCAGTCATGCTGATTGATGAGGCCACGATCGACGGCCAGTCCAGCCGGTCGTGAGGCAGCCCATCTGAAGATCCTGTTGATTCGCCTGCGCCTGATCGGGGACGTTGTGCTGACGACCCCGGTTGTCAGGACGCTGCGCCGGGCGTATCCAAAGGCGAGGCTGACCTACCTCGTCGAGCCGCAGGCCGCGCCCGTGGTCGAGGCCAACCCACACCTTGATGCCGTCGTCGTGGCTCCCCTCCTGTCGGGACTCGCGCGATGGCGCACCGACGTGGCGCTCGGCCTGCGCCTGCGGCGCGAGCGGTTCGACATGGTCATCGATTTCCACGGCGGTCCCCGGAGTTCGTGGCTCGCGCTCGCCACCGGCGCGCCCGTGAGGATCGGCTACGCCGTCGCGGGCCGCGGGTGGATGTACACGCAGCAAGTGGCGCGCCAGCGTGGACACCGCGAGCGGCATTCGGTGCACAACCAGTGGGACTTGCTCGAATCGGTGGTGCCCGGCGCACCGCTACTGACACGGGCCTCCGATCCGGTCGAGATGCCGGAGCAGGCGCCAGCCTCCGCGCGGATTGATGCCAAACTGAGGGGGCTGGGGATCGGTCCCGATGCCGAACTTGTTGTCATCCACGTCGGTGCGGGCAACGAGTTCCGGCGCTGGCCTGAGCAGTCGTTTGCCGAAGTCGTGGCGGCGCTGGCCACCGCGCGGCCGAATCGGCGTATCATCCTCACCACCGGCGCCGCGCAGTCCGAACGGGCCGAGACGGTCAGGCACCTGGCCTCGACACTCGGAGCCAGCAGCGTGTCGCTGACCGTCGCGTGCGATCTCGATCTGTCGGAGGTGCGGAGCCTCGTCGGCCGGGCAGCCCTGTTTGTCGGTGGCGACAGCGGCCCGGCGCACATCGCCGCCACGACCGCGGTACCGATGGTGGTGATCTACGGTCCAACAACCGCGTCGGTCTGGGGCCCGTGGCGCGATCCGGCGCTGGTCACCGAGATTGTGGATGTGGGACAGTTGCCCTGTCGCCCGTGCGACCAACGCACCTGCGAACCGGGCGACTTCCGTTGCCTGCGGGGGATCAGCCCGGCAGCCGTGGTGGCCGCCGCCGAGCGCGCGATGGCGCGAGAGCGGATCCGGAGAGCCTCGAACGGAATCGTATGAAGCGCGTGCGTCTTGAACAGGTGGCCGTCTGGTCGCTCTACGGGTTTGTCGGAGCACTCCAGTGGTCGATTTTCGCGGCTGAAGTGCTGGTCGCCGCGATGGCGGTCTGCTGGATCGCGATGCTCGTCAGGGGCCGCGCCCGAATCGATGCGCCACCGTTCTTCTGGCCGCTCGTCGCCTACGCCGTGCTGACGCTGGTGTCGGCGGTCTTCTCGGTCGAGCCGGCGACCAGCATCGTCGACTGCAAGCAGTTGCTGTTGTTCGCGGTCGTCCCGGCCACCTATGAAATCGCCCGCGCAGGCCGCGCGCGCACCGCCGTCACGATCGCCATCACGCTCGGGGCGGCCAGTGCCGTGTACGGCGTCATGCAGTACGGCATCCTGCACTACAACAACCTCGGCCAGCGCCCGCACGGCACGATGGGTCACTACATGCAGTATTCAGGACTGCTGATGCTGGTGACCACCGCGGCAGCCGCCCGCGTCCTGTTCGACACGCGCGACCGCACGTGGTCGGCCGTCGTGCTGCCGGCGCTGCTGGTCGCGCTTGCGCTGACCTTCACGCGCAGCGCCTGGGTGGGCACGAGCGTGGCACTGGCGGTGCTCTTGCTGATGAAGGACTTCCGCCTGGTCGGCGCGCTGCCCATCCTGCTGGCGGTATTCTTCGCGCTGGCTCCGCCCCAGGTGACGCAGCGCATGTACTCGATGTTCGACTTGAACGATCCCACCAATCGGGACCGCGTCGCGATGCTGCGCGAAGGCGCTCGTATGGTGGCCGCCAGCCCGCTGACCGGGATGGGCCCGAATATGGTGGAACGCGTGTACGTCCGCTTCAGGGATCCCGAAGCCGTCGAGCGCATCAATCCGCACCTGCACAACGTGCCGATGCAAATCGCAGCGGAACGCGGCCTGCTCGCCCTCGGGGCATGGCTCTGGTTCGTCGGGAGCGCCGCGCTCGGCCTCGTCGCGATCCTGCGCCGCGGCCGCTCGAAGGTCCTCGCCGCGACAGGGCTCGGCGCCATCGCCGGGATGCTCGGCGCCGGGATGTTCGAACATAACTTCGGTGCGTCGATTTTCCTGATGTTCTTTCTCGTGCTCCTGACGCTGCCGTTCGCCGCCGAACGACCGCGTTGCTCGAAATCCGCCGATTCCCCGAGATCCTAGCCGGAGTGTGCTCATCGTGATGACCTCTGCCTTGTCAGCCGCCCGCGCCAACGAACTGGTGGCTCGCTTTGCTGATGCGTCCGTGCTGATTGTCGGCGACGTGATGCTCGATCACTTCGTCGTCGGCCGCGTCAGCCGCATCTCTCCCGAAGCGCCGGTCCCAGTGGTCGAGTACGACCACGACGAGTACGGGATTGGAGGCGCAGGCAACGTCGCGAACAACGTGCGCGCGTTGGCGGGTGCGGTCGAACTGGTCGGCTTGATCGGTGAGGACCGCGACGCCGACGTGCTGCGCGACGAACTTCTCGCCCGTCACATCGGATGCGACGGGCTCGTCGGCGACAAGACGCGACGCACCACCACCAAGCAGCGCATCGTCACGACGCGAAACCAGCACGTGGCTCGCGTCGATTACGAAAATGACGCCGAGGCAGGGCCTGCGATCGAACAGGCGCTGATGGCCCGTGTCGACCAGCACCTCGAGCACGCCAGGGTCGTCGTGGTGTCCGACTACCTGAAAGGTGTTGTCACACGCGGGCTGATGTCAAGGCTTGTCGAGCTGGCGCGGATGCGGAACGTCCCCGTGCTGGTCGATCCCAAGATTCCGCACATCGACTACTACGCGGGCGCCACGCTGGTCACGCCCAACCACAACGAGGCCGAGGTGGCGACGCACATGCGCATCCGGTCGGACGAGGATGCCCGGCGCGCGGGGTACGTGTTCATGGAACGCGCGCACTGCCTGAGTGTACTCATCACGCGAGGCGAACAGGGTATGTCGCTGGTCGATCCGTCTGGTGACCTGCACTTCCCGGCCGTGGCGCGCGAG from Acidobacteriota bacterium includes:
- a CDS encoding 50S ribosomal protein L25, producing the protein MEARLEAVKRESFGKNEARRLRVTGRIPAVLYGGVSADGKRQTTSIAVDPKVLSGILHSDSGVNTLIGLKVGDEDVRVLVREYQLDPVTHKLLHADFYRLAMDKLLTVTVPVICKGEPKGVKQQGGLLDIVHRDVEVVCLPADIPEHIEIDVTELMLGQAIRLKDVATHPKWTPVSDPDIMLVHVVAPRLVVEPTPTDAAVAAATPAAPAEPEVIKKGKVEKEEKE
- the pth gene encoding aminoacyl-tRNA hydrolase, which encodes MKLIVGLGNPGRSYHGTRHNVGFAVADELARRQEVAFEHGRANALAARVGTGAATLLFVKPLTMMNLSGEAVGGLAHFYKIDPSDIIAVADDVNLPLGRLRLRGSGSAGGHNGFRSIIACLGSDMFPRLRVGVGRGDPRRDLADHVLARFDPDEAEEVERAIARAADAVETFLAEGIEAAMNRFNRAEDSAP
- a CDS encoding Trm112 family protein, coding for MPVNPELLEILVCPACKTSPVVPVNDGAGLKCQACGRVYPVKDDIPVMLIDEATIDGQSSRS
- a CDS encoding type II toxin-antitoxin system HicB family antitoxin, which encodes MKNELNMIYWKAGRFWLGKLKEHPEIMTQGKTLNELEENIRDAYRMMVMDDVPYASGG
- a CDS encoding ribose-phosphate pyrophosphokinase; this translates as MKIFSGSAHPELTREIAEFLGLPVGQAKLRRFPDTEVSFQIDENIRGTDVFVVQPTSPPVDEHIMELLVMIDAFRRSSAARITAVIPYYGYARQDRKDKPRVPISAKLVANILGAAGTNRVLTMDLHKAQIQGFFDIPVDHLFAAPVIIDHLSRQAFPNLTIVSPDAGGAERARAYGKRLGADLAIIDKRRSPDDGHAEVMNVVGDVKGRTCIIQDDIVDTAGTMQNAAQALIANGAERVWACAVHGLFSGPAIQRIEQSAIEKFVVTNTIPIADGTAKCDKIVTLSVARLLGQAIRSIHEETSVSSLFV
- a CDS encoding glycosyltransferase family 9 protein, producing the protein MIRLRLIGDVVLTTPVVRTLRRAYPKARLTYLVEPQAAPVVEANPHLDAVVVAPLLSGLARWRTDVALGLRLRRERFDMVIDFHGGPRSSWLALATGAPVRIGYAVAGRGWMYTQQVARQRGHRERHSVHNQWDLLESVVPGAPLLTRASDPVEMPEQAPASARIDAKLRGLGIGPDAELVVIHVGAGNEFRRWPEQSFAEVVAALATARPNRRIILTTGAAQSERAETVRHLASTLGASSVSLTVACDLDLSEVRSLVGRAALFVGGDSGPAHIAATTAVPMVVIYGPTTASVWGPWRDPALVTEIVDVGQLPCRPCDQRTCEPGDFRCLRGISPAAVVAAAERAMARERIRRASNGIV
- a CDS encoding O-antigen ligase family protein, coding for MKRVRLEQVAVWSLYGFVGALQWSIFAAEVLVAAMAVCWIAMLVRGRARIDAPPFFWPLVAYAVLTLVSAVFSVEPATSIVDCKQLLLFAVVPATYEIARAGRARTAVTIAITLGAASAVYGVMQYGILHYNNLGQRPHGTMGHYMQYSGLLMLVTTAAAARVLFDTRDRTWSAVVLPALLVALALTFTRSAWVGTSVALAVLLLMKDFRLVGALPILLAVFFALAPPQVTQRMYSMFDLNDPTNRDRVAMLREGARMVAASPLTGMGPNMVERVYVRFRDPEAVERINPHLHNVPMQIAAERGLLALGAWLWFVGSAALGLVAILRRGRSKVLAATGLGAIAGMLGAGMFEHNFGASIFLMFFLVLLTLPFAAERPRCSKSADSPRS
- a CDS encoding tetratricopeptide repeat protein, with the protein product MIHLIVSVALGAVQPAAFAERFDLLQQASQPAKQAPAKSASAGAAKADDAIADAYYQFMTGRRLASDGENEAAIKALRRAMALDPTSSQIASELAELYARQGQTKEAVELADAALKLDSDNRDAHRLLGMLYADLAEHGSAGGAGTADASAWQHAVDHLEQALGDTQTDMTVGIRLTLGRMYLQHQNYDKAIGTLKQLLADNPWLPQGVALLAETYTTAGKQSEAIALLKDAVEEEPSFYGVLGDAYDKQQRFAEAASAYEKASDENPRDADLKIKWAAALLNRSETAGAERARDLLLDVTKTNPNASWPLYLLARAQRLLQDLDGAEATARRIMAINPSSTSGAHALAQVFESRRQYTKIVETLEPVASTPQKGREADGVLLLTHLGFAYLELGRGQEAAGAFERAIQINPGDGALKTYYAQALVLAKQYDRAITLLHELRTGRSDDLRLARLEADALRGQGKFDAGVAVLRPLADATGAGPTGAQALSEFYASDHRYADAAALLKTVQAKFPKDLNIQFQYGVMLERLKKYEEAERIFRQVIAADANHAPALNYLGYTLLERGQRVPEALDFIKRAVTLDPYNGSYLDSLGWAHFKLHQLDLAEASLRTAAEQLVRDSVVQDHFGDVLAAKGRFAEAVAAWRRSLSGDGEVIDRAKVERKIRDAQPKVGKE
- a CDS encoding type II toxin-antitoxin system HicA family toxin is translated as MPRKVRELIRDLEQAGFSERGGKGSHRNFVHPRVTKTVTLSGQLGDDALQYQERAVRLAIEDSKR
- the ispE gene encoding 4-(cytidine 5'-diphospho)-2-C-methyl-D-erythritol kinase, whose translation is MGASTRLRVRAHAKINLTLHVRRTRDDGYHELETVFQSLALHDVLTCWLRPGPFSIRCDDPDVPTDEHNLIWRAAQRLWERLGRQGSVRGVEIVLGKQIPMRAGLGGGSADAAAALTALSRVWAAERRVDLAAAAAQIGADVPYFLMGGTALGLSRGDDLYPLPDLPPYHVVLGLPAFGVSTVDAYGWFDRDGAGASRTRVAGVAGIPAWPGRRLIVANDLEAPVVARHPEIGTLRDTLVRGGARAAAMTGSGSAVFGLFETEARAQAAAHRVAAAGFVALLTKTIGRNSLRRSKQN
- the rfaE1 gene encoding D-glycero-beta-D-manno-heptose-7-phosphate kinase, coding for MTSALSAARANELVARFADASVLIVGDVMLDHFVVGRVSRISPEAPVPVVEYDHDEYGIGGAGNVANNVRALAGAVELVGLIGEDRDADVLRDELLARHIGCDGLVGDKTRRTTTKQRIVTTRNQHVARVDYENDAEAGPAIEQALMARVDQHLEHARVVVVSDYLKGVVTRGLMSRLVELARMRNVPVLVDPKIPHIDYYAGATLVTPNHNEAEVATHMRIRSDEDARRAGYVFMERAHCLSVLITRGEQGMSLVDPSGDLHFPAVAREVADVTGAGDTVIAALALSLAAGATRGEAAQLANHAAAIVVGHFGAATVTPAELLGSF